From Magnolia sinica isolate HGM2019 chromosome 13, MsV1, whole genome shotgun sequence, one genomic window encodes:
- the LOC131224120 gene encoding berberine bridge enzyme-like D-2: MESQTTLLFLLLLGSLLSYAHGEDLFSCLSDGGVTNITTSYTPDYLHLLVASNQNLRFTKPNVNKPIAVVLPENKNQVGTAIQCSRKWSCEIRLRSGGHSYEGLSSIADGPFVIIDLMNLNQVSVHLESETAWVEGGATLGEVYHAIAMSSKHHGFSAGLCSTVGSGGHFSGGGYGALVRKYGLAADNVVDVILVDSNGDLLDRESMGEEVFWAIRGGGGGNWGAVVGWKIRLLRVPGTVTVFLIRKSVTTSQGARLWHKWQLVAPELDDDFFLQVVINPQTSNRTNTISFTFMGSYLGPTASALATINKAFPELGVTMQDCKEMSWVEGIIYVRADPNVNTVADLKRRFSYQKAFSKSKADYVRSPIPVAGLEGALDMLAKQSKASLILDPYGGINNRIRSDAIAFPHRVGNLYAIEYFVDWEEEDGRSSEYLDGIRKLYEYMGPFVSVGPRALYVNNVDLDLGVIDWSDCNMHGFKAVEVARAWGEKYFLGNYDRLVRAKTSIDPNNVFRHPQSIPPLAYREGRVYCP; encoded by the coding sequence ATGGAAAGCCAAACAACCCTACTCTTCCTTCTCTTACTAGGCTCCCTGCTATCGTACGCCCATGGTGAAGACCTTTTCTCATGCCTATCAGATGGGGGTGTAACTAACATCACCACCTCTTACACCCCAGACTACTTGCATCTCCTTGTTGCCTCTAACCAAAACCTCAGATTCACAAAGCCAAATGTCAATAAACCCATTGCTGTTGTATTACCTGAAAATAAAAATCAGGTGGGGACGGCAATCCAATGCTCGAGGAAGTGGTCGTGTGAGATCAGGTTAAGAAGTGGGGGCCACAGCTATGAGGGCTTATCGTCCATCGCTGATGGCCCATTTGTGATCATAGACCTTATGAACCTGAACCAGGTATCGGTGCACTTGGAGTCCGAGACCGCTTGGGTCGAAGGTGGTGCAACATTAGGGGAAGTGTACCATGCAATTGCAATGTCAAGCAAGCATCATGGCTTCTCAGCTGGCTTGTGTTCTACTGTTGGTAGTGGGGGCCACTTCAGCGGAGGTGGCTATGGTGCATTAGTTCGCAAGTATGGGCTAGCAGCTGACAATGTGGTTGATGTGATCTTGGTCGACTCGAACGGGGATTTGTTGGATCGTGAGTCGATGGGTGAGGAAGTTTTCTGGGCCATCAGAGGCGGCGGAGGCGGTAATTGGGGTGCAGTTGTCGGATGGAAAATCAGACTACTTCGTGTACCCGGAACTGTCACGGTGTTCTTAATCAGAAAATCCGTTACAACCAGTCAAGGTGCCCGATTGTGGCACAAATGGCAGCTGGTTGCACCTGAATTAGACGACGATTTCTTCTTACAAGTAGTCATCAACCCACAAACATCCAACAGGACCAACACAATATCATTCACTTTCATGGGCTCCTACCTTGGGCCCACAGCTTCAGCTCTTGCTACCATAAATAAGGCATTTCCTGAgctgggtgtgaccatgcaagactGCAAAGAAATGTCCTGGGTGGAAGGCATCATTTACGTAAGGGCTGACCCTAACGTGAACACGGTGGCAGACTTAAAGAGAAGGTTTTCGTACCAAAAGGCATTCTCTAAGTCAAAAGCTGACTATGTGAGGTCCCCAATACCAGTGGCTGGATTGGaaggagctttggatatgttggCAAAACAGTCCAAGGCATCTCTGATTTTAGACCCATATGGTGGAATCAATAATAGGATAAGGAGTGATGCAATAGCTTTCCCACATAGGGTAGGAAACCTCTATGCTATTGAGTATTTCGTGGATTGGGAAGAGGAGGATGGGAGGAGTAGTGAGTATTTGGATGGGATCAGAAAGCTTTACGAGTACATGGGCCCGTTTGTTTCCGTTGGTCCCAGGGCTTTGTACGTTAACAACGTTGATCTTGATCTTGGTGTGATCGACTGGTCGGATTGCAACATGCATGGGTTTAAAGCTGTGGAGGTTGCAAGGGCTTGGGGTGAGAAATATTTCTTGGGAAACTATGATCGGCTGGTGCGAGCAAAGACGTCGATTGATCCAAACAACGTTTTCAGGCATCCACAGAGTATTCCTCCCTTGGCTTATAGAGAAGGACGTGTGTATTGTCCGTAG